From a region of the Paenibacillus sp. FSL R10-2734 genome:
- a CDS encoding PPK2 family polyphosphate kinase — protein sequence MDIKRYMIKDTNEIRLNKLDPDDTGIFKSKKEAEAKTEQLKTRLAELQDILFAQKKHSLLVILQGMDSSGKDGTVKHIFSGINPQGFIVTSFKKPSLEEEAHDFLWRVHQKTPPKGYISAFNRSHYEDVLVPRVHGGLKKDDFKRRFRYIRQFEEMLVEEGTTVIKLFLHISKEKQLKKIKERLEDPKKHWKFDASDLQEREYWEDYQEAYEDVFKETSIDKAPWYWIPANHQWYRNYLALSIVVKTLESLDLSYPKLNTPTPDISELISPRH from the coding sequence ATGGACATCAAGCGCTATATGATAAAAGACACAAATGAAATCCGGCTTAACAAGCTGGATCCAGACGACACAGGCATTTTTAAATCCAAAAAAGAAGCAGAAGCCAAAACAGAGCAGCTCAAAACACGCTTGGCAGAGCTACAAGATATTTTGTTTGCTCAGAAAAAGCATTCGCTGCTTGTAATTCTGCAAGGAATGGATTCCAGCGGTAAGGATGGAACGGTTAAGCATATTTTTTCAGGCATCAATCCACAAGGATTCATTGTTACCAGCTTCAAGAAACCTTCTCTAGAGGAAGAGGCTCACGATTTTTTATGGAGGGTTCACCAGAAGACACCCCCTAAGGGCTATATCTCTGCATTTAATCGCTCGCACTATGAAGATGTATTGGTACCGCGGGTACATGGGGGATTAAAAAAGGATGATTTCAAGCGCCGCTTTCGTTACATACGGCAGTTCGAGGAAATGCTAGTGGAAGAGGGAACTACAGTTATTAAGCTTTTTCTGCATATTTCTAAAGAGAAGCAGTTAAAGAAAATCAAAGAACGACTTGAAGATCCCAAAAAACACTGGAAATTCGATGCAAGTGATCTCCAGGAGCGGGAGTATTGGGAGGATTACCAAGAAGCATATGAAGATGTTTTCAAGGAAACTAGTATAGATAAAGCACCCTGGTATTGGATACCCGCCAATCATCAATGGTACCGCAACTATTTGGCCTTATCCATCGTTGTAAAGACACTGGAGAGTCTGGATCTGAGTTATCCGAAGCTGAATACCCCCACACCCGACATATCGGAACTCATTTCTCCACGTCATTAA
- the pdaB gene encoding polysaccharide deacetylase family sporulation protein PdaB: MNSFYVFSGKKIKRFIYIFAAVLLAAGVVYVERGNITVFSESGPSAIYSVPTEKKLIALTFDISWGEKRPEPILKVLEDKKVDKATFFLSSPWSKTHPEIVTNIKNAGFEIGSHGHKHVNYSTLSNEEIRTQISTAHTVLTELTGTEPNLIRMPNGDFDKRVLQVASDLGYKVIQWDTDSLDWKNIGVDNIVKRVTTKAHPGDIVLLHASDSCKQTHEALPLIIDELRSQGYEFVTVSELISQSNAEGKEVRDSASLSNAIEDAAGL, from the coding sequence ATGAATTCTTTTTATGTATTCAGCGGCAAAAAGATTAAACGATTTATCTATATCTTCGCCGCTGTGCTTCTTGCTGCTGGAGTTGTCTATGTCGAGAGGGGTAACATAACTGTTTTTTCCGAATCTGGACCTTCTGCGATCTACAGTGTACCAACAGAGAAGAAGCTGATTGCCCTGACCTTCGATATTAGCTGGGGGGAGAAAAGACCCGAACCGATTTTGAAGGTACTTGAAGACAAGAAAGTGGACAAAGCCACCTTCTTCCTGTCTTCACCATGGAGTAAGACTCACCCGGAGATTGTAACCAACATCAAGAATGCAGGTTTCGAAATTGGTAGTCATGGTCATAAACATGTCAATTACAGCACACTAAGCAACGAAGAAATTCGTACACAGATCTCAACGGCTCACACCGTACTTACCGAATTAACAGGCACTGAGCCTAATTTGATTCGTATGCCTAATGGAGATTTTGACAAAAGAGTCCTTCAGGTTGCCAGCGATCTCGGATACAAGGTCATTCAATGGGACACAGACTCTCTGGACTGGAAGAACATCGGCGTAGACAATATCGTGAAGCGTGTGACAACAAAAGCGCATCCTGGTGATATCGTCCTTCTACATGCCAGTGATTCCTGCAAACAAACGCATGAAGCACTTCCGCTCATTATCGACGAGCTTCGGAGTCAAGGTTATGAGTTCGTTACCGTCTCTGAGCTAATTAGTCAAAGCAACGCCGAAGGTAAAGAGGTCCGCGACTCAGCTTCACTTAGTAATGCCATCGAGGACGCGGCCGGGCTATAG
- a CDS encoding stage II sporulation protein M, translating into MLSFFTFVKDLKTIRKALLLSCLLFAVGAVIGWVATSSLEKLLVQQLEGLSEISGNLRDSSNPQWSFFVFIFLNNSIKGVLIIFLGALFGILPAIFLFINGAVIGYLIHLSALQGQDLFELIVKGLLPHGIIEIPAIIIACAFGLQFGGKVLSSIFRLFTKKEDRGVDWSSFTRQTLTASIWTVILLFVAAIIESTITFSLLS; encoded by the coding sequence ATGTTGTCGTTCTTCACATTTGTTAAAGATCTAAAAACGATTCGTAAGGCTTTATTGTTGTCCTGTCTGCTCTTCGCAGTAGGAGCGGTTATAGGCTGGGTAGCAACGAGTAGTCTTGAAAAGCTATTGGTTCAGCAATTGGAGGGGCTCAGCGAAATCAGCGGTAACCTTAGAGATTCTTCTAATCCGCAATGGAGCTTCTTTGTTTTTATATTTTTGAATAATAGCATCAAGGGTGTTCTTATCATATTTTTAGGGGCGTTGTTCGGTATACTGCCAGCCATATTCTTATTTATTAACGGAGCGGTTATCGGCTATTTGATTCATTTATCAGCGCTGCAAGGACAGGACTTGTTCGAACTAATAGTAAAAGGACTGCTGCCTCATGGGATTATAGAGATTCCAGCGATCATTATTGCTTGTGCATTTGGACTGCAGTTCGGCGGAAAAGTACTTTCAAGTATATTTCGTTTATTCACTAAAAAAGAGGACAGAGGTGTAGATTGGTCTTCGTTTACGCGTCAGACACTTACAGCATCCATTTGGACAGTAATCCTCCTATTTGTTGCAGCCATTATTGAAAGCACAATAACTTTCTCTCTTTTATCATAA